Proteins from a genomic interval of uncultured Desulfuromusa sp.:
- a CDS encoding ATP-binding protein, with protein sequence MTAESAEPQTKKLPNHKRKRREWILIFFALLLLLLIPQLENRLVELTSQLPISNSIIALAVINLNILLVLLFLFLIFRNIFKLIIERRRGVPGAKLRSKLVGAFIALSLIPTMLLFFVSAGFISSSIDNWFNTQVEKALDESLDVAQTYYRNSEANALYYADQLSSRIKEGKFLNEENLPQLKQLIKEKQEEYNLGIVEVFSSTKEELVRVANPKLPIIEITTASSDPVQEGLQGIRFSQISPVGKADLIRGIVPVQSNWNSKDIVGVVVVNYYVPYSLINKMKEIATSVDQYKLTRSIKGQIQQSYVIVLLLIALIIIFLATWFGFHLARGITVPIQELAEATSKVASGDLDIQLNTRSTDEIGTLVNAFNKMTDDLRQGRIEVTSANQELQKSNIELDRRRDYTEIILANVTAGVISIDRYGRLTTINKSAENLLHFNAEKMLGKDFRDVIPNSYMPQIMELLKDLFYSERGTVRQQITVPIGDDKYTLLLNLTTLRDKQNNFLGTVVVFDDLTQLFKAQRMAAWREVARRIAHEIKNPLTPIQLSAQRLRRRYLKNFADNDHVFDDCTRMISDQVDELKNLVNEFSNFARMPATKPNENNLNEVINECLALYREAHKQVTFQASLEPDLPNTMFDREQIKRVIINLFENSIAAIEDIGTIRLESLYNRDLQIITLTIADSGCGISTEDKTRLFEPYFSTKKTGTGLGLAIVATIIADHNGYIRVKDNSPKGSVFIIELPATNLR encoded by the coding sequence CTCAGCTGGAGAATCGACTCGTTGAGTTGACGTCTCAACTTCCAATCAGCAATAGCATTATTGCTCTTGCCGTTATCAATCTGAACATTCTTCTTGTTCTTCTTTTTCTTTTTCTTATTTTTCGCAATATCTTCAAGCTTATCATAGAACGACGCCGTGGAGTTCCTGGGGCTAAGCTTCGTAGTAAACTTGTTGGAGCATTTATTGCCCTCTCTCTTATTCCGACAATGTTGTTATTTTTCGTATCGGCAGGCTTCATTAGCAGCAGTATTGATAACTGGTTTAATACTCAAGTAGAAAAAGCCCTGGATGAATCTTTGGATGTTGCACAAACGTACTATCGCAATTCTGAAGCCAATGCCCTCTATTATGCGGATCAATTAAGTAGTCGCATCAAAGAAGGTAAGTTTCTAAATGAAGAAAACCTCCCTCAACTCAAACAACTCATTAAGGAAAAGCAGGAAGAATATAACCTTGGGATCGTTGAAGTTTTCTCTTCAACGAAGGAAGAATTAGTTCGTGTCGCCAATCCAAAGCTCCCTATCATTGAGATTACAACCGCGAGCTCTGATCCCGTACAGGAGGGGCTTCAGGGAATTCGCTTCTCACAAATCAGCCCTGTCGGCAAAGCTGATTTAATTCGTGGAATTGTTCCAGTTCAGTCCAATTGGAACTCAAAAGATATTGTTGGCGTTGTCGTTGTCAATTACTATGTTCCCTATTCCCTGATCAACAAAATGAAAGAAATAGCAACTTCTGTTGACCAATACAAATTAACAAGATCAATAAAGGGGCAAATCCAACAGAGCTATGTCATAGTCCTTCTGCTCATCGCCCTGATTATTATCTTTCTTGCTACCTGGTTTGGGTTTCACCTTGCTCGAGGCATAACCGTACCGATTCAAGAACTCGCAGAAGCAACATCCAAAGTTGCCTCCGGAGACCTGGATATCCAGCTGAACACACGCAGTACTGACGAAATAGGGACCTTGGTTAACGCTTTTAACAAAATGACGGACGATCTGCGTCAGGGTCGCATTGAAGTCACATCAGCTAATCAGGAGCTGCAAAAATCAAATATAGAACTTGATCGGCGAAGAGACTACACGGAAATCATTCTTGCCAATGTGACTGCAGGCGTTATTTCCATTGATCGATACGGACGTCTTACCACGATTAATAAATCGGCGGAAAACCTGCTGCATTTTAACGCCGAAAAAATGCTAGGAAAAGATTTTCGTGACGTCATTCCCAATAGCTATATGCCCCAAATAATGGAATTATTAAAAGATCTATTCTACTCAGAGCGCGGAACAGTCCGTCAGCAAATCACCGTGCCCATAGGTGATGATAAGTACACGCTGCTACTGAACCTGACAACATTACGCGATAAGCAAAATAACTTTCTCGGCACTGTTGTTGTTTTTGATGACCTGACCCAACTATTCAAAGCGCAGCGGATGGCAGCTTGGAGGGAAGTCGCTCGAAGAATAGCCCATGAAATTAAGAACCCATTAACTCCAATTCAACTCTCAGCGCAGCGTCTTCGTCGGCGCTATTTGAAGAACTTTGCCGACAATGACCATGTCTTCGATGATTGTACCAGAATGATTAGTGATCAGGTTGATGAGTTAAAAAATCTCGTCAATGAGTTTTCTAACTTTGCCCGTATGCCTGCCACAAAACCGAATGAAAACAACCTCAATGAAGTGATCAATGAGTGTTTAGCTTTATACCGTGAGGCACATAAGCAAGTAACGTTTCAAGCCTCTTTAGAACCTGATTTACCAAATACAATGTTTGATCGAGAACAGATTAAACGGGTCATAATTAATTTATTTGAAAATTCAATTGCAGCTATTGAAGATATTGGAACCATTCGTCTTGAATCACTTTACAACCGTGATCTTCAGATAATAACTTTAACAATTGCCGATTCCGGCTGTGGCATTTCGACAGAAGACAAAACCAGATTATTTGAGCCCTATTTTTCAACTAAAAAAACAGGAACCGGACTGGGGTTAGCAATAGTTGCCACAATTATTGCCGACCATAATGGCTATATTCGTGTTAAGGATAACAGTCCAAAGGGCTCAGTGTTCATTATTGAACTCCCTGCCACAAATTTACGATAA
- a CDS encoding sigma-54 dependent transcriptional regulator, which translates to MKSILIVDDEDNIRLSLEGILEDEGFRTSFAATGEECLNIIQAEDPDLVLLDIWMPGIDGMETLKKIKQLRPQQLVVMMSGHGSIETAVKATRLGAYDFIEKPLSLEKVLLSIQNAMKIGQLVAENKALKEKIGHDYQMIGNSAAIDQLKQQIKMAAPSSGWVLINGENGTGKELVARAIHQQSTRADKPFIEINCAAIPEELIESELFGHEKGAFTGATAARRGKFDQANGGTLFLDEIGDMSLKTQAKILRILQEHKFDRVGGNRTIEVDVRVIAATNKNLQEEIKSGGFREDLFFRLNVLPFQVPPLRDRKDDIPRLCQHFLHFFCGKESRERKVISKEALNALKSYDWPGNVRELKNLIERLVIMTPGKIINSSDLPLGINQKNTQNKQHDLSNLDVPSSYREAKEVFEKQFLENKLNENNWNVSKTAEEIGLERSNLHRKIKQYQIEPK; encoded by the coding sequence ATGAAAAGCATACTCATTGTTGATGATGAAGATAATATCCGATTAAGCTTGGAAGGGATCTTGGAGGACGAAGGGTTTAGGACTTCTTTCGCGGCAACAGGAGAAGAATGTTTAAATATCATCCAGGCAGAAGATCCAGATCTGGTATTGCTCGATATTTGGATGCCTGGGATAGATGGAATGGAGACATTAAAAAAAATAAAACAACTGAGGCCACAACAATTGGTTGTCATGATGAGTGGTCATGGATCAATTGAAACTGCAGTTAAAGCAACTCGTCTTGGAGCCTACGACTTCATTGAAAAACCCCTTTCGCTGGAAAAAGTATTGCTGTCAATTCAGAATGCTATGAAAATCGGGCAGCTGGTTGCCGAAAATAAAGCGCTTAAAGAAAAAATCGGTCATGATTATCAGATGATTGGAAACAGCGCTGCCATTGATCAACTCAAGCAACAAATCAAAATGGCAGCACCGAGCTCAGGATGGGTTTTAATCAATGGTGAAAATGGTACAGGTAAAGAACTCGTAGCCAGGGCAATTCACCAACAATCTACTCGTGCAGATAAACCTTTTATTGAAATCAATTGTGCAGCAATTCCAGAAGAACTGATTGAGTCTGAATTATTTGGCCATGAAAAAGGTGCCTTTACCGGAGCAACTGCAGCCCGCAGGGGTAAATTTGACCAAGCCAACGGAGGAACTCTTTTTCTCGATGAAATAGGTGATATGAGCTTGAAAACTCAAGCAAAAATATTGCGCATTCTACAGGAACACAAGTTTGATCGTGTTGGGGGGAACAGGACCATAGAGGTCGATGTACGAGTTATTGCAGCGACAAATAAGAACCTGCAAGAAGAAATTAAGTCTGGGGGATTCAGGGAAGATCTTTTTTTCCGTTTAAATGTCCTTCCATTTCAAGTCCCACCTTTACGGGACCGGAAAGATGACATTCCACGTCTTTGCCAACATTTTCTCCATTTTTTCTGCGGGAAAGAAAGTCGGGAAAGAAAAGTCATTTCTAAAGAAGCCTTGAACGCTTTAAAAAGCTACGACTGGCCTGGAAACGTCAGGGAATTAAAAAACTTGATTGAGAGGTTGGTCATCATGACCCCAGGAAAAATCATTAACAGCTCTGACCTCCCACTGGGAATCAATCAAAAAAATACCCAAAACAAGCAGCACGATCTCAGTAATCTTGATGTACCATCATCATATCGAGAAGCCAAAGAGGTATTTGAAAAACAATTTTTAGAAAATAAGTTGAATGAAAACAACTGGAATGTATCCAAAACTGCTGAAGAAATCGGGCTGGAACGATCAAATCTACATAGAAAGATCAAACAATATCAAATAGAACCAAAATAA